From the Emys orbicularis isolate rEmyOrb1 chromosome 19, rEmyOrb1.hap1, whole genome shotgun sequence genome, the window GTTTGAAAATTGATCAGAACAGTGCAGAGATAGGAGTCAAAGCAAAGGACAGCCTCACTGAACTCAAGCTTGTGCTATTTGACTATGACTAAGCAGCCAGTAAAAGGAGACCAAATATCATTATCAGGCCTCAGATCCTGGTCGGCATTAATCAACTTTAAAGTTTTCTAGGCAGACTCATGCATCCAtgtacagctccactgaagtcaacagggctcCATATGGGCACAGGGTTACACCCACATgaatcagattgcaggatcagggttaaGCGAAGAGGAAAGAGCCAAATTCCATCTGCTTTTCCTCTTGTTCccactttccttttttaaaaatcacattccaAATACTGGCAACTGCCAAGTTCTAATGCCATAACTCAGAGCTGTTCATCAAACTCTTAAAACAACCACACACGCATGCACTCAAACTTACTACCTAGAGACAAACTAGAATGGAAAAAAAGGCCTGTCACAGTAGTGAACAAATGCACATTCTTATCCCAGTTTACAGTATCCCCTCCCTGGGTCTGTAAAATCACCTGCAGAAGTGGATGATCTGGAAATAGGGAGCAGGTGTGACCATCTGGCCCTATTCCCAAAATCAGCAGATCAAAGACAGGCATGTTCTCACCTTGAAAGGCCTGCAAGAAGGATCAAAAACCCAGAGAGATTAGAGAGAGGAAAGCACAAATGAGCACATTGAACAGAAAAAGGAGATATCACTGCAAAAGTATAAATCACATCAGGAATAAGGCTATATAACTGCTTAACACAGGGCGCTCACACACTGCAATGAATTTCTGTTCACATATACAGCTTTCTGGCATCTCACAATTGAACACACTGTCACAGAATGCAGCTGGGTTACAATGGCAGAAGCTCAGCAGTAGGCTGTACACCTTTGGTTTAACAACCACTCAAACACATTATACATCATTAGTTTAAAAACAGCATACACATTCCACTAGAAAGCCTCCCCACTAACACACACCATCTTCACCAGCTAAAGAGTTCCCTCCCTGAGTACGAGCACCACATATACACCACAGTAAACACATCTCATCCAAAgcgatatttaaaaaaaaaaaaaaattcatatagGACATGAAAATGAACTTAAATTTCTTTAATCTTATCAGCATTCCAGTCTATGCAAGTGGACACCAATTCCTGGGTTCCCAAGATGGCCTCCCCAGTTTATTTGGGGAATTCAACGTCTTGGTCAACTCAAGAGTGGTCTTGTTAAATTAGTTGGCTCCAAAAGCACTATGTGGGATCTTTTGGGAAGATTATTAGCAGTCCATCATTTTGGAGCACAAGGATTATTACAGAGAGATAATTTAGGACAAGAGGACTGAATTTAGGTTTTGTACTtgcaaaaaataaaggttttacagAATCTATGATTAACAAACATTTTAATGACTTTTTTGCATTTTAAGTAGCATATTCCCGGATGTTTGTGGAACATTAACATTCCCCTACAGCATTGTCAATTCAGAAACAAAAAATTCATGTTAATACATGAAAACTAGTCTGAATTAATTCCCCTAGTTAACTGAAGTGCAGTAAGAAAGCAAGTAACATTAGCAGTAAAAAGTAAATTAAGTGTTTAAAATTCTCTGTTTGAATACCAGCAAGAGTTGTTGGTAACACAGCCAGTGGAACCTATTTAGTAAATTAATGACTTTCACTCTTACTTGAAGAAGTATGatatacaaaacaaaaactttccaCGGTACCTCTTTTAACTTTTCAGCATAATCTGAAGCAGCCTCTTCTACAGGTAGTGAGGGGTTAATGATAACCACTTGATTTTCTGGGATGGAGATCTTGGAGAGGAGGTGAGTCTGAAAGAAATAATGAAGACCCTCAAAATTCTAACCAAGAAGTTGAGCTATATTGTTTTACATAATGGGATTTTTCCCTACTACCAATTAACAAAATCAGAGTACATTTACTTTCATAACTTTTGGAGATAACAGCATCTGCTGGTGAATGGGAATGTCAACAGGAACCAGAGATCCTAAGGCCTCAtatacacttaaaagttaggctgACATAGCCAGGTTGGTCAAGGTGTGAAAAAAAGCACACAACTGAGCACTATAGCTATGCCGACTTAaaacccagtgtagacacagctttgTCCGTGGAAAAATGTGTTACCTTGGTCTTAGCAGGAAAATCTAGAGTTGTTGCAACAAACGTCTTCTCTACATTCCTACCCCGATAGCCCCCCAGGGGGTTCCCCCGCGTGCAGGGCGGGTCccctcatcctccccccccccgtgcggGGCGGGTCCCCGCAGCCCCCACACCTTGTAGGCGCCGTACGTGCTCTCCGTGTCCTCCACGGGCACCAGCCGCTCGTCGCAGAAGGCCAGGACCCAGCGGGCGGGGGCAGCGGGGCCAGAGAGGGCGGCGGCCGCGGGCAGCTCCTGGGACAGGATCCGCACCAGGCTCCCGCCCGACAGCCCCAGCGAGAAGCGGCCGCCGGACTCGGCCGCCCGCTGGGCCACCAGCTGCGCCAGGGAGGAGCCCAGTTCTTGCGGGGAGGGGAACACCGAGATGTGGCGGGGCACGAAGCCAGGCATggcggggccggagcaggggaCGGGGCGAGGCAACAGCCGGTCCGGAGGGTGCTGGGCGGAGCGGAAGTTTGGGCAGTTACCGAGAGACAGCCGGAAGCTGGCGGAAAGGAACCAGGAGCACAGTGCGGAGAGGGACGAACATCCACAGGACACACCCGGAAACGGAGTAGTTAGAGAGCGCACAACACCGGAAGTAATGTGTGAAAACGCTGCTAAGTTGCCTGGCAACCCCGGCCTTAGGAGCGGGGCGCCTCAGGCGGGAACAGGGGCCCTACCCCGTGCGAGTCTCCAGGGCCCGGGCCGGCGCGGCAGCCCTAGATGTTCCAAGCAATCGGGGGGAGTCTCTGAGCGCTCCGCTTGCACGCTTTTCTCTGCCCTCACacaggctagaaacttatttcaAAGGTAAAAACTCTCGTGTCGTCTcaggctgccaggagctggggctttacctaaaacaccaaatatcaccaGACTCCCTGTCCCAaggttgggaattggtcctgctttgagcagggggttggactagatacctcctgaggtccctcccaaccctgatattctatgagtctaaggTGTTGCTTGGTCCCCAGAAAGGGCCAGTGCCACCCACAGGGTCCATCTGAGGCAGTGAATAGTTCCTCAAGAAGGACTGCACCTCCCACATCCAGACAGATATCAAGTCCCCTACCCCACGTGCACCCGCTCTCACCCTCTCTTCTCATCCCCCTCAATCTATCCAAAATACTGTAATCAAAAATCATCTTTCAGGGCTATCGCTTTGAACCCCTCACACCTCCACTCTTCCCTCTTCAATTATAAACAGTAATAAAGTAGTTAATTTCATGGATTGGATTTTCTGGTACAGAAGAGCCCATCACACCAAATGGAAATGAATGAAAGTAAAACAAACTTAGAATAAGtgtaaatgtgtttgtttttatttctgagtTTGGTAAAAACAAATAATAGTTAGACAATATAGtgatcagttttaaaacaaaattgtttttcaaaAGTTTAGTCAGTCAATACATGACATCCTTTAAACTACAAGAAACTTTAGTATATTTAAAGTGATAGCCTGGGGCTGGTGAGCTCAGTTCCCAAACTGCAGACCCCCTCATTTTGTTTTTGAGCATATTATAGTTCCAGTTAACTAGGTTCATTCTTACCCTGAATGACTTTCTTTAATGTCTGTCCTGATAAAAGGCACattccagattttaaaaaaaataaaataaaaataaaaatcagtatttAAACCATTGATAATGGTCCAttaaacattaaaacaatgtgTTTAAAAAGCATCCGCAAaactttataaaaatattttagatgAAGCATTAACTCCACCAGAGAAAGGGCAGAATGAATTTTTTTCTTATGCTCCATGTAGTGTCATCGAAATACTGTAATTGGAACTGCACAGGGTGCAACAGAATATGGTCCTTCCAGTATAAATTGCATAAAAAGTACTAGTCCACTGAAAGTTCCTTAAGGCATCACATGGCTAGATACACCAGCAGTAGCTGCCATTATCTGATATGGTAAATTCAAATGGCTCCAAAACAAGGGAATGACCAGCTGCTCAGGACTACACgattaaaatgagaaaataatccATTGTTAGGACAGGTGGAAGcacagcagacacacacacacctgtgaaGGTCAATCCCTTTAATTCTCCAATTTTAAGAGTTACATTTAGTTCTAATTGTGGCAAAAGCACCAGGAAAACAAGTACATCTGGAAGTGTCTGTTAATGGACTTGCCCACATTAAAACAGAAGATAAAATTCTAATGGAGATTGGAGCAGACATTAAAATTATTATGTTCCGATTTGTCTTGTCATGTGGCCTTCATTGGTGTTCAACAATTGCCACTCATTTTCAGCAGATGGCAGCACAATTTAAAGATGAAAACTACcagtaaatataaaaataaaattaaagaaaatacacAGCAGCATTAAAATTAACATTTCCTAAGACCTCACATTAGCATTAAAAGGTGTAACATTACCATGTGACTCCTCTGTCACGACCAGCCATTTACCTCATTGTCACCTAGTCCAGTAACAAGTTTAAATACATTATGCCAGTGAACAATGTCCCTAGGCAGTGACCCTGTGCCCCTAATTATGCTTTTTAGCCATTTACACCCAATCAACTTTCTTCAGTGAATTAACAACCTGTTTATTCTGCAGACCACAGTTTGTGAAGATTCAGAGAGACTGCACTCCAGTGGTCAACAATCTGATTAATTCCCAatcctattattatttattatcgtAATGCttagagccccagtcatggaccaggaccccattgtgctaggccccaTTGTACAAACAGAATACCTTAGGTAAATGAATGATAGACACTTCAGAGCAAGACTTCCCACTACAGCGAATCTTAGATGTGTagttaagaaaaagaaatgcgAGGTGGGACAATCAAAGGCTCTACCTGAAGCAAACATGCTACTAACTAAAGGTCTATAGATAGCAACATAAAGTtgagagagaaagcagaaggAAACCTGCTCAGGGCATAGCATTTCTGTTCAGTTACATCCTCAGGATGTTACAATAAATAATTCAGACCATAAACACTTCCCATGTTGCACAGAGTTCCTCAGTTTGTAGTGgttacaaagagaaaaaaatatctcTAGATACAGAACAGTAGAGAAATAGCATGTCTATGCCCAGGATAGGAATAGGTCACAAATTAATGTGCTTAAGACATGTGAGGACAACGTCCTAAACCCCAATGAATTTGTCACGGTTGCCGATGCATTGCACGAGGACCTTGCACTATTTATCTAGCAGgaatccctcactttcacaggcagGGTCCCTTCTTAAACTAGTCAGCAGCGTTTCCTGCAAGACACACATCCCAGACCAGATCACAGAGCGACCTTTCTGGCACGGATCCTTTCAAAGAGGCATTCATCCAATGGAACATATTTTCCCAACTTTAGATCGAGAAAATATAACCGGTCTGATGTTTGATGAGGGTCAAATCCTTCTCTCTGTAAACGGGTTTTCTGGATTTTGAATGTGCcttggaaaagagaaagaaaacactAAAGTGAAAATTTTCAGAGCTGGAAACCCGTGGAAACAGAGTTAGGAAGATAAATGTGACCAACACACTACTTGTTATTGGTGTTAAACCTAGAAGCCAGATACTTCTGATGTATGGTGGtgagaagtaactccactggctgGTACGAGACGGGATGATTCAGGCCCTAGATCCCTTGGTATCAGTACAAAAGACAAATCACAATCCATTCATGGTATATGTGCTACAAACACCATAGGTTTTGTTTCTTCAACCTCTGACAATGCACAATTGAAATTGCACAGATCCTGTACTGTGTTCTTGACCTAAGCCAGTGGTcaccaaactgtggggcatgcacCCCTGAGGGGGACatggaggaatgttcaggggggtAGCATGGTggagcctgggccagcccccacagtgggtgggaagggagtgccacccagctccgccctgcccccagctccactctggccccacccccagctgcagcactgGCCCCGCTCCTGGCCGAGGCCTAGCTCCCaaccgggggggaggagggagagagagaaagagagactaaGTAAGGGGAGGGGCACGcagacaaaaaagtttggggaccactgctatagCCCAAACCTTCATTACAGGGACATTGTGAGGCATTGTTCATGTTTGTAAAAAGACCTCATGATGCAACGTGCAATATATTGCAGGTGttgtaaaaatgtaatatttgGATTCCTGTAAGTGCTGTCTATAGCACTGAATCCAACTGGCAATGTTTTGAGGAGTTCAGTGGCTCAGTTAAACCTATTTGCTGCTTTAGAGATTATGGTATGTGGAAAGAGTGGAGGTGGGAACCTTGATGCTTTAATTACAAGGTCAGTCTTTAGCTGTCATGTTGAAAATCTAACCAACATCTTCCTGGCTGCAACGACTGACAGCACATCCCTTAGAATAAGGCTGAGATGCACCAGGAAGATCAACCTTTTGATGGGGCTGGTAATTGCTGCACAGTGGTGAAATTTgccatttaattttcattttgaaagttcATGTAGCTTCTGTCTAATAATTAATAAAGGCTTTTATTCAGGTTTGTAACTATTTCACAATCTCAATTATAGATCTTGTGTCATACTGGTCTGTCATTTCTGCCATCTAGAGTTGGTTGATATTTACTATGTGTGAGCTATGTAATTTCTTGCTTCCACTTCTTCAGAAGACTAAAAAAGAATCctcctggaaaagagacaacagcCACCTCTAAAGCTGTTTAATCAGCTGACCAGGCAGTTAGTCACCGTTTGAGAAAGCGTGAATGTTTACAAAATCTCCAGCATGAATGAGGGCAAATGATCGGGTATTAAATATTCTGTGCAAGATGGAGTGGCTAGGGCAATTATACTCAGacatcagtggttcaggagccaaattagcgatcaatattacccaaaagagccacagtcgtgtgaattcattgtttcatttactatagtactggtcatatttaaacagtatgacagtgGAAATATTTAGTGTATATAgcagggtggccaaactgtggcttgggAGCCT encodes:
- the PGLS gene encoding 6-phosphogluconolactonase, which translates into the protein MPGFVPRHISVFPSPQELGSSLAQLVAQRAAESGGRFSLGLSGGSLVRILSQELPAAAALSGPAAPARWVLAFCDERLVPVEDTESTYGAYKTHLLSKISIPENQVVIINPSLPVEEAASDYAEKLKEAFQGENMPVFDLLILGIGPDGHTCSLFPDHPLLQEKEKIVASISDSPKPPPERITLTLPVLNAARTVVFVATGESKAAILKRILEGDEENPLPAALVQPHTGKLHWFLDESAAKELTVPFEKHSIL